Below is a genomic region from Zea mays cultivar B73 chromosome 9, Zm-B73-REFERENCE-NAM-5.0, whole genome shotgun sequence.
ATCGGATTATTTAGAGATTACTTGCATGTACTAGAGCTATTATGACGTAAACGCTATATTAACATAAAAAATATCCCTATATAGGATTTGAGTTGCACCGATCATAAAGCATGCGCACCGATCATAAAGCATGCAAGGAGTACAAACCCTGTAGAGTGTAGACCGACCGGATACCCTGGTGGCAAAGATGGCTAGGACGACAAAAAAAAAAGCAGTGACGTGTACGGCATACAACACCATGAGAATACGCAAGTGGACGAGTCGCAAAGGAATTAACGGCAGAATATATACCATGAATATAGATATCAGCGATGCATTTTTCCGTCCACGTTTTTGAAGCAAAACCTGCCATAGCCCATAGGCCAGTCTTTTTTCTGTGGGCCGTGTGCGCAGTGGCTTTATCCCGGCCGTCACGCTCACGCCGCTGTCGACTCCGCCGTGCGCAACACTATAAAAAAGAACAGCTCCCGCCGTGGCAGACAGAAGACTTCACTAGAATCTACTCGTCGAGTCACCAAAGATAAGGCTCTATCGGACTCGGAGTCTCGGACAGCACAGCAAAGCAAGAGCCGCTACTCAAGTATAGTCTCTGACACCGGCCGACCCTGCCCTCCAACCCAAGCCATGGCGGACAACAACAACCGGCGGAACCACGGGCAGACCTTGCTCGCCGGCGCGGGCCTGGGCCTGCTCGCCGTGAACTCGGGCCTCGCCATCTACCGCGCGAGGGGCGACACGGCCGCCGTCCTCTTCGTCGCGGGGTCCTGCGCCACCCTGCTCCTCCTCTTCGCCTGCCTCCGCGCCTACGAGCGGGCGGCGCCCGGGTCGCCGGCCCGGGACCGGGCGCGGCGCGCCGTGTGGCCGCTCGCCACGCTGCTCACGCTCTCGTTCGCCTGGAAGGTGGCGGCGGCCATGCCTTCCGCCGCCGCGGCCGCCCTCGTATGGGGCCTGGCCGTGGCCACCACCGCCGGCGGCTTCGTGGCACTGTACGTGCAGCAGGCATGAACACGTGGGCGCGGGACGGACTAGGCAAGCAGCTGCAGACTTGCAGTTCGTTCAGGGATCTAGATCTGGGCGCCGCGCGCTTGTGTAGAAATGTACAGTGTATTTGGCTAGCTTTTCGATTTTGTGCATATGTATGTAGCTGACTGGCTGATACTATAAAACAGAGTGGCCTCTGTGTACATTGGCCCCGATTTGGTACTTAGAGCATCTCTAAGAGAGGCTCTAAATATGGTCTTATTTTAAATATAGGACTCAAAACCATAAAACATTCTTTCAACAGCGGCCCTATTTTATAAAATTTCATCAAATGGTTATAGGGCTCGGTCTCTCGGGTCCTAAATATAGTACCCATATACTAGAGCTCTATCCTCATTTTcacttagggtctgtttggttgggctgtagctgtgaaaaaagttgctgtgggctgtgagctgtgggaaaagctgctgtaggctgtaagctgttaaaaagctaaaaaccgtttggtggaaaccactaaaaatcgttaaaaattcttcgatatatgtttttatagtttcatccgaaaagccactaaaagcaagtccaggggtgctttcagatttgcactacgagaaagtcggcttttagaaaaagctgcttcctggatccagccctttggttggcttttggcttttagggggcaaaagacAAAGCCAAAAgttaaaccaaacacacccttaatctCCAACTATTTATTTCCTAATATTATGATTTATTTCCTAAATAACATTATTTAAGGCCTGACTATTAGAGTAAACATTTCTTTTGAGACCCTAAACATTCTAAATATGGTTCTATTTCAAATTTTAGGACTCTATTTTAGGGTTTATTGTTGAAGATGCTCTTAGATGAGCATTCTTTAGGCCGCGTTTGGTTACCTGGGCATTCTCATGATGAGATAAATTTTATCTACTAAAAATCCAAACACTTCAGTTTTTTTGCCTTAGATAATGTGCAGTGCAGCATGCAGTTATCAACGTTTTGCTGAGTTTTCTTGGGTAACATATAGCGCCCAGATAAAAAAATTCTCTTTATATTCAAAATTAGCCCTGTCGTACCTCTTTCAATCTCGTCGTAAGAAGTTATAATTAGTGGGTGTTCAGTTTCACCCAACTAAAATTTATTCAGTTTCACCCAACTAAAATTTAGTTGTACAAAACTAAAGACATACAGCCGTTAGCGCAGCTAACTAAAAAACATACTAACTAcaaaactaaagtttagtccgtgACATATTAAATATACTAGTTGTATGCTCATACGTTGCAACGGTAACATATAATACAATTGATAGCTTATGTATGTTGGGATGAGCATCGACATATATCTGACCGGATCTTCTTCTTCCTTGGGGATCTGGAGAAAAGCCTGTTCGGAAGTCAAATATGTTAAGACCTGATCATGTGCTGCCATTGTCTCTGATCATCATCAGCATATTGTTCGACGCTTGTATGAGTCTTGTTAATTTGCATGCCTCGTGTATAGTCTCTCAACCATCAATTCATTATGGTATACAAAATTCATGTGAGTTGTGACAAACATTATCAAATTCATATAAATTATTTTAAAGAATCAATATAGAGTTTTATATGATAGAGAAATACATGTGGATTAAAAAATGCTAAACAAAAGATCTAAAATATAACAGTTCGATCAAGTTGCATAAGATGTACAATTTTCCAATTGCTTCTGCATTTGGAAGTCCACATTTCTATGTTATCTTTGCTATTTCTGACTTAATAGAATCTAAATAGTATTGAACACTAAGAAAACTACAAAATGAGATGGAGTTGTGTTGACTGAAAAACATATGTATGTAGCATTTGGAATAAAAAATACACTTTAAGTATTCAAGTACCAGATAATGCCAGACAAGGGATTAATTCTACAGAGCAAAGTACAAAATCCATGACAAGATATTTCATAATAGATTTAAAAAAGGAAGGCTTTTGCTTAAAATATGAGGCCTTAATCTCAAAATGTGTATATGCGATATTGAACGGGTCACCACCAATGCCTACACAAGTTGACTGCCCCAAACCTACAGTTGTTGTTTGAAACACTCGTCAATAGAAATCAGACATGCATTAACCAAACATAGTCAGGTGCTCGTGCGTTGCCACGACTCACAAATTATTAATCTTTATTTTTGCATAATTTTAGATTTTTACCGTTTAAAtgtgggagaggagagagaggtgaATGGAATAGTAGAGATAAGATTTATAAGAAATAGGGATCTGCACCAAGAACATAAACACAAATTAATTAGAATATTCTTGCCCCCTCAAGTTAAAATCATGCATCAATAGTACGGCAACAATACAAATCCGGTGTACATACTACAGAACAGGAATGTAGGCATTACCTTAATTTAAAAAGTAATGTGCTAGTATTAGTAGTACCTTCTAGGGTTGAGTCTTCCTCAACACCCTTGTATGCCCAGTGGCATGATGCAATGATGTTCTCAGACGCATATCTTGCGATATTTATTTATAACCAGTCAAAAACTCAGAGAGTAATCTTACTTTACGAAGGATTTGAAACATAAAGAAAATTATGAAAATTACTGTATTAATCAACGAAAAAACACTCGATGCAACAACATACAAAGATCAATTAAATGCCCAAGCACAAAAAATCTGAATGTGAAGCAAAGCATATATACATATCTGGACATACAGTCTGGTTCTTGCCGCATGCTTCCCAGCTGGACACTTCTCCGACCATTCTCTGTGCTACCGAGCGAATAAAGGTCTGAATAATTAACATTTagcttctctctttctctctatcTATAGAAAACTCTTATCCTAGTTCCATATCATTATGTTTTTCTTCAGTATGTCGATGTAACTGGCTACGCTGTCTCCATAGAAGTCGTCTTTAGTCGGCTAGATGATGCTGGCGTTCCAAACTGGGCAATTAGTGAACAAAACAGAGCATGCCGTAGCATCTAGGTTCCTATAGATTTCAAGATCATGACTGATGATGTCTAGTATTTGACGTACGTACATAGTGTAAAACAGTCTTCCTTGCGTACCAGTGGAAGTCGACGGTGTTCCCTCCTTTGTCGGAGTGAAGTGGCTATGGAGTACAGGTAGTAGTTGTGTTAGCAGTCAGTAGCATGAGCGATCATCCACATTGTTGATCTGATCAAACACACCAAATAGAGCACATCAAACCTTGCTTGCGGTTTGTACTACCTAGTGTATGTCTCTGATGAAGTGCAAGAGGAACATGAGCACTTGTGTTATATTATCTGCACTGCAGAAAAGCAACGTTCATGACTGTTAATGACAAATTGTCCAAAACTTTGCAGAATTGGAGCATGCACATACGAGTAGCAGAGTAGCGACATTACATTCTGGGGGAGAAGATCTCCCATAGGTGGGGAGCTAGGAGGTACAGTTGTTGATGGCACCCACGACGCACAGGCCCTTGACACCATCCTTGTCCTTGTAGTCCCCTAACGAAACAGAAAAAACAACGCATGACGACCATGAGCACAAGATTGCGTGTCAGATTCATCTTGGAACGAGGGGCGTGGTCGCTTACCGTCGTAGTTGTAGGTGCAGAGGAAGTAAGAAGAATTCGTTAATTACTGTTATAGAGAATAAAATGAAGTAGATGGCTTAATCTAGGCTGTCGAATGTCATTATCATAAGGCATATCCACTATGTTGCAAGCCTGGAACCTTTTATTCACGTAAAGTAAGCATGTGATGTGAACTCCGTCATGCTAGCTTCATACAAGTTACACACACTCAAAGAAGTTGCCAGGAAACCAACATTTTTGTCTCTTGTATCTAGTCTTGCACTCGGGGCAGCATTGGTTCCCCTCGCGCTCATACTCATAGCATGGGCGACAGACAGGGAAGGCACACTCATTGCAGGCAACAAAGACATCGCCAGTGGCTGAAACACCTATAGAGTCACCACAAATCTGGCAGACCTGTCCATTCGCACTCTTTGTGGGCTTAGCCTGCATTAGCGAGATAACGACAAAGTCAGCACACATGCAATCAGAAATTCAGCATTAGAGGACACCTCAGTGACTCATGCACTTTACTGGTGAGCAACAAACTGTAAAAAACAACCTGCGATCAAGTGTCTATTAGTCTTGAAGTCGAGGCTAAGATCAAAATGCCAGGAAGGTAATTTCGAATTTACATAAGATGAACTAATTCAATGGTGTAGTAGTCATAAACAAAGGCACGCTGCAGCAGGGCAAAGAAGGATCTAATTCACCATCGGTCCATGGTAATTATGACAAGGAATTGTTGAGGCATGGCTAAACACAGGGATCTAAACAATCTGAGGCTCCATTTCACTGGATCTCCAAGACagcgaaacatgaacaatatatCATTACCTATTGCCGATTTGGCAACTGTTCGAAGAATTGGACCGAGCACGAACAGTTCAGAAATTGCCAGGAGGACATGTCTGATCTGGTGACTTACACGGCGCAACGGAAGCATCGCTGAAATGGACAGGCAAAATCTACGAGCAGAGACACGCAGAAGCGACCGCATTTGAGGGGCGAACCCCAAGCGTTAGACTAAAGACTAACACCTCGGCCCAGATCCAGCGACAGACGCGCGCGCACAACATGAGCCGCTAGAAACTGAATCTGAAGCAGGCAGCGAGGGCGGCACTGGATTGGCTGGATGTACCGGGCCCGGCGCATCGCCGTCATGGCGGATCATGAGGAACTCGTTGCGGTTGTGCGAGCCCGCCACCATCCCCATTTTGATCGGCAAACCACACCAACAAGCGCCCATGAGAAGACGGGTCGCGGCCGATCAGACCCACCGCTCCTGCGTCGGTTGGGAAATCAAAGTCGCGGTCAGAtctgggcgagcagggcgcgaaTCCGGGCATGGCGGCGACAATGGCGAGGAGATATGGGGAGGAGCGGGCGGGATCAAGGCGGTGGCGATCGTGCCCCTCCGGTCTCGCTTTGGGCTGGTTCGGGGGCGGCTGCAGGGTTCTACGGGTCGCGCTAGGTGGGCGTGCGACAtgcgtcgggggggggggggggggattgcGGCGTGCGGGCGGGAGGGCGGTCCGCCATGGTCTCGGCGGGATTTGCGGGCGGGAGGACGGTTCGCCTTGGTCGCGACGGGGTTTGCAGGTTTGCGGCGTGCGGGTGGGCGGGCGTagggaggcgggggcagtctacagtaagttcttaatagttagtagagattactGTTTCTATATGCCTATATCAATcatagctgaatgcccgtgcgttgcaacgggaatatataataccagtatactacgataacttatatacaaaatatgtgttataccgttatgagaaaatgtttcataatcaatttgtgattctgaccatacataaattttgttatttataatctatctatttcatcactacattgcaaccatcagtatcatgcagactttgatatatgtcacgatttgcatggtctcattattggagagcacgtttcacacataccggaagaaattctctcgtacatcgttagtcatcggacacgtaccaccatacgcttttgcttaaacaaaaaggtaagtgtgtgtttgcaagactaatggtcaaacattgtataaccataaagttagaatactatattaatatattaaataaattaatccaatagacatagattaacccaattaacataggataaataaatatctaattataaaagtatgaaacatggtataatcaatgttgttactacgtagtaaatattcatacgagactaacacaactggaacgattcaatttagaattaaaatggggaagttacgaatttccaaagtttctatgtatttgatataggattaattaggaaatcaattttattgttgtttttattacaaaacagaggtattatgtgataaaaaaataatattatagaattatagaaattggaatgaactcatttggatttaatatgaaatttccatgaattaaatgggtttatacaattatttttaaactaaaaatcaatttctaaactcattttccctattttctttatttcctggactgcgtcccaaattttagaaagatcaggggccaagctataaatatttttctagactcagtgagcatacagagtggacggcgagttaaacacaaaagacgttttagttgaagttatacacaattcaacatgagtcatgttggctagagggtggaaggctAGGCATTCAGCTCGATAGATCCAAGGTTTGATCCCTGAGCAGCTACGGTTTGATTTTTTTTTCTGCGCGCGGAACGGGGAGGGCAGGGCAGAACGCGGGAAGGCAGAACggcagactactcttaccttcttaataagtagtatagatatagattaaCTACAAATCTAACTTAAAAAATGTGTGGTATACAATCAAACATGTTTCCCACCGTTTCCGACAAGCCCTTTCTGCATCAAAGACCGACGTGCCAAACCGCTGCTCTCGCTGTTTCGGACGTGAAGAGCTCCGTGACGAAATCCAGACGACTCCGAGCCATGTCCCTGTCCTATCCTCGGATGCCATTTCGTGACGGTGCAGGGGGGGGGGACCCAAGACCTCTCCGACCAAATGCAACGCGCCGCGCCGCGCCCCGCCCACTGCATGTGACGTTTTGGTTTTGCCTCCTGACACTGCATGCTAATCTAATACTAGTAATAGGCTGAACACCTGACAGGACAGGACAGCCGCCTAGCAAAGCAACGCCACAGACAGGTTAAGCTGGGACCCACACGTCGCACCGCCCAGGCTATCACTGCAGAGGGATTAGTTCCTTACTCGGTTACTCCCAATCAACTACTAATCATGTCACGTCCCATAACCCCGTTCCGTTTTCTATATTTTGTCTCGTCTGTGTTTTATATTTATGATATATTGTGTATTGTATTTTGTGAAGACGAGAGAAGATGTTTTCGAGTCCATTTTTTTGTAAGATTAGGTTTGAAtgcgagagagagaaaaaaatccGCATTAACTCAAATTTTCATCCTTTTTTATTATAGGATTTTATTATAGGATGTTTGGGATGGCTCCAGTGTGGAACTATAATTTATAATAACAATTTAAttagttttaaaaatattttaatctaaataataaacaaaatgaTTTATCTAGATGTTTTCTAAAGGCTTACATCTATAGCTTCACGATTTTCTA
It encodes:
- the LOC100279109 gene encoding uncharacterized protein LOC100279109, coding for MADNNNRRNHGQTLLAGAGLGLLAVNSGLAIYRARGDTAAVLFVAGSCATLLLLFACLRAYERAAPGSPARDRARRAVWPLATLLTLSFAWKVAAAMPSAAAAALVWGLAVATTAGGFVALYVQQA